AAAGTGCTTAAAGTTGATATGAGAATGTGGCCTACTAAGTCCCACTGATAATGAGTTAAGCAAGTCTATCATGGTCGCATCATTAGAGAACTCTCTAAATACATTCTCTAGTCTGCCACACAATGTGTGCAGGATGAAGCAACTTGTTCATCTCGCATGCTATAGCATTTTTATGTGTCTTATTGTTCAAATGTCTTTAGCATAGGACTATGAGGTTTTCTAAAAGGGTGTTCTTTTTACTACATGCAGGTGCTGGCAAAGTCCTCAAAAATGATTCCAGGTACATTGTGCTTGATGCTCAAAAAAAGCTTGcatcttataataatttgatacaaTTGACAATTTGCTGAGGTTTCATTTAATTTACGTAGTTGTCTTGCATTTATCATTGAATTAATAGTTATTTTCTATGCTTCAACAATTCAATATTGTTATTCCTATACTTTGAGTTAAGGGGGATTTGGGTTAAACTTGTAgatgaatttcattttcttgattTTAATAATCCAACGGAAGTAGAACTTTAGAATTTAAACAAAACTGGCTAGTTTTATGGCTGTGTTCTTTGAGACTTCTGTAGTTCTTGCACTTTTGGGTGAATGTTATATTCCTTTTGACTTGACAACACATCTTGATATGTGTCTTATTTTTCTTACTTAGTTGGGATGCACCCTTTCCTTTCTCTCCACATTCGGGTGGGTTGAATATAATTGAATTAGTTATTTAGGTTTTTGGGTGTCTTAAATGGAGGAGCTTATGGCCGGTTATTATGTATAAACATTTGGTAGAAAATGATAATAGAAAAGttgtattaaatatttaaactcATCATCAGACTATGTGAACAAATCTTAAATGTCTAACAAATGATTCACTTCAATGCAGTTATGCTGATGGGTTCACTTGTATATGGTATAAGATACACCATTCCAGAATACCTTTGTACCTTCCTTGTTGCTGGAGGTGTTTCGTCATTTGCACTTCTAAAGGTTAGGAATTTCTCAGGATAACAGACCTCACCTGTCTTGTACTCTTGTCTAAATTTTCACGGTCTTCGAATGCTGctcatgtttattttatttatttatgcatcTGTCTTGTACTCCTGTCTAAATTTTCACGGTCTTCGAATGCTGctcatgtttattttatttatttatgcattaCAGACTAGCTCAAAGACTATCAGCAAGCTGGCACATCCAAATGCTCCCCTTGGATATGGGCTATGTTTCTTGAACCTTGCTTTTGATGGATTTACTAACGCAACCCAGGATTCCCTAAAAGCAAGGTAATGCAATAGAAGCTCTTCTCCCTTTTGATTTTGGCATATATCATTTCTAGTTTGCAAGTAAACTACAAAACCTAGGCTGATGTGCTTACTTGATTTCCTTGCTTTTTACTCCTTTCTTCGTTATGGCATGACAGATAAGAAACTATAATTTCATGGAAGTTCTAATCTATGTGCAATAGAAATGAAGAACACCTAATCTGAATAATTTCTGAACGGACAATATTTgggaattttgtttttgtttaaggTGTTGTCTTTTAATCCAGCTATGTAAAATGTACTGCTGTTGTTATTAGTTATTCTatagttgttagatgcatttttCGGTGATGAGTTAAACATTGGTAGCTAAAATTGCAAAACCCAAATCTACATGCTTACAATTTCAGGCTTTCTCAGTAAGGTTACTGGCTGTTGATATTGGCCCTTTACAaatgtttattataattttacaaaCGGACAGTAAAATTTTGATGGATAATTTGATCACTAAGTCACAAACAATACTAAATATGATTTATCACGTTTCCCTCTCCCTTGTGAATTTTTGCTTGTAGAAAAAATCGCTTTGCCCTGTTGTTACAATCACATGTCACTTGTTTGAGTTTCCGTTTCATGGGTGTTTGAATGTAGCTTTCTCAAATCTCAATATTGTTATCTTTGTGACAAATGGTTCCTTGAATAGCCTAAATAAAGATTCATTGATCTTAATGTTCACTCTTTTCAAACTATTGCTCTGTCTTTCTCAGGTACCCAAAAACAAGTGCTTGGGGTATTATGTTGGGCATGAATTTATGGGGAACCATATACAATATGATTTACATGTTTGCATGGCCAAGTGGTAGTGGATATGAGGCAGTTAACTTTTGCAAACAGCATCCAGAAGCAGCATGGGATATTTTACTGTATTGCTGCTGTGGTGCCGTGGGACAGAACTTTATCTTCTTGACCATAAGCCGGTTTGGCTCTTTAGCTAACACTACCATCACGACCACTCGCAAATTTGTAAGCATCGTGGTATCTTCACTATTGAGTGGGAATCCCCTTTCAACAAAGCAATGGGGGTGTGTTACTATGGTATTCTCTGGATTATCATACCAGATCTACCTCAAGTGGCAGAAGTTGCAGAGActgcagaagaagaaaaaagccACCTGAAAAGCCCTGTAGCAATTTTGAAGTCCAACATCAATTCTATTTTAGCTAGTTTGCCCTTCAACCCTTGTTCTATCACTTAAACCTTGAAGGTTCAATGAACCAAATTTAGGTTTATATACCAAGGAATATTAGTAATTGTAATTGGATAGATCCTTCTTGAGaagtgaaaagtgaaatggTTAAACCCCAATATCTTATTCATTGTGCTAATTTTTAGTTGCATGTGCTTTGTAATAACAGCTAGTTGTAATCTTATAGCATAAGCATACTAAGACAAAGCTATACTCTATGTAAACATGATTTTCAGACTATATCATCTTCTGTCGTTTATTTAGATTATAGGAATATCGTATGAGTTCCAAAAAAAGGAATATTGTATGAGTTCCAAAGGTAGCCTAAGCAGTGAGCTAAGCACAAAAAGTAGATTTATGAAATTGTTTGCACTTGTTTGCTATCAGATTTTGTTTTGTCCTTTCAAATTGATACTTTGTTCTGTTTATTTTGCTCTCAATAAAGCTTACAAGTTAAGGTGAAaaactttgtttatttttttcttttctaaaacaatagaaaaactaataaattattttaaattttgtaaacCTATAGTTTTTGTTTGAGATTTGCAATTTGAACAACTTTGATGTCTGAAGATATAGTTTGTTTGACAGTAAGTTTAGGAAAAGAAAGcaaggggaaaaaaaaaagattttatggTTGGATGAAATCCGAGTGGTTGGATCTCCATGAACAAACTAACTTTATAAGGGTGGGGGACATGTCTATTGTTGGGAAGAATGGTCCTTATGCAAATTTTTAAGTTACTTTCACTGTATATAGcattaatcattttaaatttagttttaattactTCCAAATAACCCTATTGAGGTTTGACCAGCTTATTTTATTTAGGTAAAACTTACTACTCAAATGAGTGGAAAGGGAGGTCAAATTAGTCAATATGCACATTCCATTAAGAAAGTTAACAGCTAACTAATGTGCTTTATTTTGTAGGAAGTTCCCTCCCTCTTTTTACTAATTGCTTTTGCCATAGTCATTATTATCTGTGTCTCCTGTCTTCCACCACAACCACCATCTATGAACTAATCATCCTGCTAAACAATGCAGATCCTTCACAATTCTTCTTCTGCAAAGCACAGTACAAAATAACACTGTAACTAAGAGCAGAGGGAAGTAAAAGAGTGAGGAATGTTTTCATGCATGCTTTCTGTCAGATCAGGATTATGAGGTTTGTTATACACAATTTCTACATTCTTCATATTTCTTGTCAGCTTTTTTTGCTTTCTGATATGAAAATGAAGCTCATATTGTTGAAAGATGtgtcttttgtaattttgaatgAGTTCCATACTTGCAACAAAATtgattggtgttttttttttttctttctgtagTTGTGAGTGATGTTATTTAGAAATTTTCTCTTTTACATTTCTCTTGAAACTTTACTTTCATATTCTGAGAAGTATGTGTTCATGCCTGTTCATTTCCCTGCTGAGAACACCTTGCTcatacttttcttttcttttgttgggttaaatatattttctgcTATGAAGCACAGATAGGACACGGACATCGGACATAACATGGACACTGACACGCcaacaccgctaataatttgagaaaatcacataatcaagTACAATTATATATGTCGGTGTTGGACACGAAACATGTCCGAcacgggacacgcctaatccgaggagtgtccgtgcttcatagtttcTGCAATATAAAGTACTCTATGATCAAGTTTAGTTCATAAACAAACTGTATCCAAATTCAGTCTCAAATTTTGTGATTTCAGAGACAAGTCtgaatattttcattaaaataactGATTTGAAAGCTAAAACATCAATGGAATTTTTTTGTATGGACTAAACTTGATAAGAGGGTATTTTATAcggaataaaaacatatttaaccctgcTTTGTTGGAAGAATTATACAGAATATAGATAAATGGTTATGTGTTAAATCCAGGTTAGATAGAAGAGAAACAACACCTGCATTCTGGACACCAAAGCCAAAATGCATTTCCACTCCAATTATAATTATGTTTCAATACATAAGAaccaaaaaaggaaaagaattaTTTATTCTATAACCTATGCAcaccaaaaacaaacaaataggCATCATATTTGCCACTGGCTAATCTTTTTACactctttttcttctctcttctatctATTGTCTCTCTGTTCATTATATGTAGTACGATTGGCGATATGCCGATGTATACACACTCAAGATGATGACTACTAGTATCACGCAGCAGGCTCtgtacaaaaaaacaaacaaaccaatACCAAATGCTGGATCGGAGAAAAACAAACCCAGAACGATATCAAAGAAAACAAACCAAAGAATGACACTCTAAGCACGCTAACCTTCGGTGCAAGTATCATGAAAGGTAATATTCCTAGGGGAGGAAAAAGACACTGTTAAATATGTTGAAGGTCCTTAGAATGTACCTAACATTCTAAAGGAGGGGTAGGCCTATTAAAATTTTAGGCGGAACAAAATTGCAATCTTTCTCAAACCAGGATGAGAAGAACTAACATGCGAGATGGTCGCAGTGAGGAgatataaataacttttttttcttcagatgaATGAAATATTCATATTAACTTTGTAGCAGGGCTCTTTTGCAGAGTGGCGGTTGTGAGGGGTTGGCGATTGGGTTGAGGGATGGAGAATCCATTCCAAGTGTTTTCATAAGGAAGTTCCTTtcctgaaaaaataaaaataagaaatgtcagggaaagaagaaaatatagtTACCCTTGTTTAAAAGACCTAAATTTGCATTGCATGAGTGTTGGAAGTAATCAGTATATTTTCCTTATAAAatttaagggtctgtttggtttcaatgttttatgttttcgcttttaattacaaaattgtTATCTTGTTTTCAATTGGTTCCTGTTTAGTTACATGATATACTATATATGTGTTGTATTGTTAACAAGTTAGTTCTTATCATAAAACCTATGCAGTTACATAACTATCTTCCCCTTCACACCATTTATGTGTTGTCTGTCCCAGCTCATGTTTATGATGATATAATTATGAATAAACTTCTACCAAGATTTTACCTGCATCAACTTGATTCCCTTAATCTAATCCAACGTGGCAATTATGTTAATCACGGtaatttttatgatgaaatCTTAAGCTCAATGCATAGGCTCCAGGTATTTACcaaattattactattttcACCACTAACTACTGCTGAAGTATCCCCACGACAACTACTGAAGTTGATCTAATAACAAAACATTTTGAAAGTTTTGCTGCTGAATGCTGGATTAAGGTTAATGTCAATGTTGTCAATTGCGGAAAAgagcagtttgttcaaattccactatgCTACAGTGTTGTAG
Above is a genomic segment from Medicago truncatula cultivar Jemalong A17 chromosome 5, MtrunA17r5.0-ANR, whole genome shotgun sequence containing:
- the LOC11417542 gene encoding UDP-galactose/UDP-glucose transporter 3, translating into MEAHGGGLRRILVLAFCVAGIWSAYIYQGILQETLSTKRFGKDAERFEHLAFLNLAQNVVCLIWSYIMIKIWGGGNTGGAPWWSYWSAGITNTIGPAMGIEALKYISYPAQVLAKSSKMIPVMLMGSLVYGIRYTIPEYLCTFLVAGGVSSFALLKTSSKTISKLAHPNAPLGYGLCFLNLAFDGFTNATQDSLKARYPKTSAWGIMLGMNLWGTIYNMIYMFAWPSGSGYEAVNFCKQHPEAAWDILLYCCCGAVGQNFIFLTISRFGSLANTTITTTRKFVSIVVSSLLSGNPLSTKQWGCVTMVFSGLSYQIYLKWQKLQRLQKKKKAT